From the genome of Nitrospinota bacterium:
GGCATCTCGCTCAACGGACTGTGAAGCTTGAATCAATTTCAATAGTTCTGCGCGATTAGCAATAAGCCTGTCACGAATTTTAAGAATAGAAGGATCCAAATTAGGTTGGTCTTGTCTAATCAGGTGCAACTTACCCGGTTTAACTGCAGATTTCGTAGCTTTGGTTTTTTTTGCTGTTTTTTGGTGAGATGGCTTGGCTTTTTTGGTTTGCGATGATTTTTTTGCTACAGTTTTCTTCGCGGCCTTCTTCTTGACAGACTTCTTTTTAGCAGCAGTCTTTTTCTTAGGAGTTGCCTTTTTTTTCACAGAAGACTTCTTTTTAGTAGCTGTTTTTTTCTTCACAGAAGACTTCTTTTTGGTGGCAGCCTTTTTCTTGGGGGCCGCCTTTTTTTTGGTTGAAGTTTTTTTTGAAGCCTTCTTTTTGACAGCTTTTTTTGCCGCCTTTTTTTTCGTTGCCATTGCCGAATCTCCTATATTAGGGAACTCTTAAAATGAATTCATTCGGGAAGGTAACTCAAAAACCTTAGTGTATTATCCATAGCTGGATAAAAATTCCTTGAACCTTAGCACTTGGATAAATAAAGTACAACAATTTATTTGCCTGGACGGAAAAAAACTCATATTTCCGATAAATTTAATGCCGCTGCTATTCTGTTTCGTAATCCACAACGATGGATGACGAGCAGAGCGAGCGCATTTTATCAACAACGGGTAAATGGTTTTTGTGTCCTGCATATGTCTTAAGTCCTTCCCGATCATCGAAAAATGCAGTGAGAACGATGTCATAGCTTCTTTCGGAGCTTAAAAAATCGGTTCCCAATTCCAGGAATTTCAGGGTTTCAATATTACCTCTCAGACTGTTGAGGGCGTCCAGGGCTTCATCCAGATTTTTTTGATTTTTTTCTGCCAGCTTAAACATCACAATATGTTTGACCATTAATAGTTTCCTCCAGTGGATTGCGGCTCAACCATGGTTGTTTCTGGTTGGTAAAGCATTTGGTAAAGAGACAGTTTGTAACATTGTTTATGCTATAGTGCTTGTTTTTATTTAGTGAGTGATTTCTTCTTATGTCATGGTGGATGGGAGCAGGTCTGGGTTTTTTACGTGGCGGTCCTTTAGGTGCCGTTATTGGCGGAACCATTGAACATTTTTTAGGTAAAAAACTCCAGAAAAAACTGCAGGAAAGTTTACCCGGTATAGTTCATCAAGGCGAGTTTATTTCCTGCCTGATTATTATTATGACTCGTGTGGCTATGGAGTCCGGCGCGTTGACTCCTAAACAAGTGGCCGTGATCCATAATTTTTTTATGAAAAACCTGGGTTATGGTTCTACTGATTTGAAATCGGTTGACAGGTTGGTGGGTGAAGTGCAGTCCAAAAAACCGGATATTTACCGATTCGTAAAGGAATACAAAAAGTCTTGTCAGAATAATTACAACCTTTTGCTTCTTGCCCTCTGTTATCAAATTATTTTGGTGGAGAATATTCCTGACGAAGACACCCAGTCACTTTTAAAAACGGTTGGGTTGGAATTGGGGTTGTCCTACGACGAACATAATGAAATCAGAGTGAAATATTCACTTGAGCCTTTCAAGACTCCATATCATATACTGGGTCTTCCTTCCGATGCTTCGAATGATGATATCAAAAAAGCATATAGAAAATTAGTCAGCGAGTATCACCCTGACAGGGTTGCTCAAGAAGATGAAGATACATTCCAGAAAGCCCATTTGAAATTTCTTGAAGTTCAGTCGGCCTACCAGGAATTGGAAAAAATTCGGAAAATTTAAGGAGTCGTTGCTTTTTCAGTATTGGAGTCTGTTTCCTGAGGCGGATCCAGCTTACGGATTATCAGGGATTGGATTTTGCGTTTACTTGCTTCTTTGACGGTTAACCGATATGAGCCGACCAGGATCTGGTCGCCAGAATTTGGAATTTTTTCCAAACGTTCTATAGCCAAACCTGCAAGAGTTTCGTATTCGCCAGTAGGGAGTTCCCAGTTGAGGGCGTCATTGAGAACGCTGATTTCGGTGTTGCCTTCAACCAAATATCCACCGTCTGCATAGGGTTTATATGTTTTCTCGGGTTTGTCGTATTCATCTTCGATTTCACCAACAATTTTTTCCAGTAGGTCCTCAATCGTTATTAAACCGACACATCCTCCATACTCATCCACAACAATGGCAACATGTAGACCTCTTTGCTGAAGTTCTTTAAGCAGGTCGTCAACTTTTTTACCTGGAGGAACGTAATATGCGGGTCTGATGAGACCAGTGATTGGGCTGTGGTCAACAGGCTGGTCTAAAAGGTCGAAGGTATTTAGAATCCCAATAAGGTTATACATTCTCTCATGAAACACGGGTACACGTGAGAAACCTGAATCGTTCGCCACGTCATGCGCCTCAATCAGTGTGGCTGTATCTTTAATGGCACTCATTTGTATAAGGGGAACCATGCAATGCTCTGCTCTTAGCTCTCCAAAGTTGAAAATGTTGTGAATGATTTTCTTTTCAGTTGCACCAAGATCTACAGTTTGTGACTCCAGACTCAATACACCTCTGAGCTGATCCCTGCTGAAAGTTTTATGCTCACCATCGGAAGACAGTTGCACACGATCAGTAAACTTTGCCGATACTTTAGACAGCCATATAGTAAATGGCGACAAGATTTTATAGAAAAAAATCAGGGGATAGATCATGATCAGCATAATGGAATCAGCGCGATGCTGAAAAATAACTTTAGGAGTGATTTCTCCCAGAAAAAAAATCATTGGAGAAATAACCAGCATGGCCATCCATTCTCCGGAATCTCCAAAGTGGGTGACCATAAAAGCGGTGAACACAGCTGTGCTGGCGACCATAGTGAGATTGGTTCCCAGAGAAGTTGTAGTGAAAAGTCTTTCGGGATTTTCCAGTAATTTCAAGATGGATTTGGCGGCAGAGCTCCCTTCTTCAGCAAGCTGCTTCATTTTTATCCGGTTTACAGAAACCATCCCGATTTCAGAACCGGAAAAAAAAGCTTCCAACAGAATCCCGATGAGTACCAATATCAGTGTTGTTGCAAAATCCATTAGTCTTCTAACATCTCATTAATTTCTTTGTTTGTCTCTTCCTCGACAGGCGGGGTCATAAGAGTCAGGAATAGACTCAGGATTCTTGAGCCTTTCATTTTTTCGACACGGAATTTAAACCTGTCAACAGTGGTTGATTCACCCGACCGGGGAATCCTGCCAAATAATCCGAAAACGTATCCACCGACGGTGTCATAATCATCCTCAGGCAATTCGCTTTGGAAACTTTCATTGAACTCTGCCAGGCTGTATGCTCCAGCAATGCGATAATTTTTATCACTCTGTTTCTTTAACGGGAGTTCCTCCTGCCGCATTTCACTGTCGATTTCTCCCACCAGTTCCTCAAGGACGTCTTCCAGTGTTACCAGCCCACAGACACTTCCATATTCGTCAAGAACGATGGCCATATGCCTTTTTGATTTTCTGAATTCTTCTAACATTTCCTTGATTTTTTTTGACTTCGGAACGGAGATTGTAGGGTGAAGAATGCTTTTCAGATTTACCTTTTCCCGAGGCAAGTGTTTAAGCCGTGTGAGGTCCTTTGTGAACAAAATGCCCACGATATCTTCTTCTTCATTACCATACACAGGAACCCTGGAATAAAAGTTTTCAATTATTCTGGGTAGGATTTCATCCAAACTGTTCTCAATATTTACGGTGAACATATCTATTTTCGGAGTCATGATCTCTCCTACTGTTGTTTCACCAAACTCAATCACATTCTGGATCAATTCCCTTTCATCTGAATCGATGACACCTTCCCCTTCGCCCACCTGTACCATGGCACGAAATTCCTCATCTGTTATAGGGGATTCTTTGATGCCGTGAGGCAGTATTCCCATGGAACCAATAATCTTTTCTGTCCAGACAGTAAACAGCTTTTGTGCGGGCTGGACAAGCTGGGCAAAGGCTTTTAATGGATATGCGGCGAATAGGGCGTATGGCTGGGCATACTTTATAGAAATACTTTTGGGAATGATGTCACCAAAAACCAGCAGGAGTAAAGTGCCACCGCCAATTGCAATACCCACCCCGATACTTCCAAAAATATTGATGGCTATGGATGTGATAACAACAGATATAGCTATATTGACGAACTCATTGCCAATATAAATTGTGATGAGCAGTTCTCTCGGTTTTTCCAGGAGGGAGTTTACTATTCTACCCATGCGCCCTTTATTCTCTGACATCTCATTAAGCTGAAGAGAGTTTAGAGAGAAATAAGCGACCTCACAGGCTGAAAAAAAAGCCGAACACAAAAGTAAAAACAATAATATGAGTGAACGGGATATTAATGAATCGTCCAAAAGTTTTAAAAAACCTCAAGCTTGGCCGGTACTTGTGAATCGAGTTGAACTTTAACTCGATTTGGCAATTGTAATTCTGGAACGGGAAACCAAAATTTATAATTAAAAATGATTGAACCCTTCTGATTCCGGAAGAACTTTTAACGTTCCATTTTTCATTTTCATTGATATTCCCCCGGGTTTGAGGATCTTCCCGATTTGCGTAACAAGCACTTTAGCCTTTAAAAACTGCCTGATTAAATTTTTAACACCATCAGCAGGCAAAGTAAATAGTAATTCATAATCCTCTCCACCATTTAATACAAGTGGAAGAGGGGGTATGGAGCTTCTTTTACAAGTGCGAATCAATTCAGGGGATAAGGGCAGCCGATCTTCATAAATTTGGGCCCCAACATTTGAGGATTCACAGATATGATGAAGGTCCTGAACCAGACCGTCGCTGATATCTATCATGGAAGTGATATCTATTTTGGAACGACCCAGAATCTCCGCTTCCTTAACTCGCGGTGTGGGATCCATATGTTTTGTTGTCAGGAATTTATGGTCTTTGCCTCTCGTTTTATTTTTTGCAAGTAATTTTAACCCCAGGCTTGAGTCACCCAATGTTCCTGTCACGAAAACAAGGTCCCCCGGCTTTGCACCCTTACGTGAGAAAATACGTTTTGCTTCTCCTATGACCGCTACATTGATGAAAAAACATTTTGGTGATGAGACGGTATCCCCACCACAAAGTTCTACCTTAAAATGGTTGCATATCTCGTTAAATCCGGAATACAGTTTTTCGAGAAATGATACAGAAATTTTTTTGGGTATTCCCAGAGTCACCATTATTCTTTTGGGAGTTCCGCCCATTGCCGCAATATCACTGAGGCTGACTGAGAGCGCCTTGCGTCCCAGAGTTTCCGGTTTTATCGTGGAAAGCTTGAAATGGATGTCTTCTACCAGAGCGTCAGTGGAAATGACTTCAAACTTGCCTGATTTAACAGGATAAGCAGCACAATCATCTCCTATGCCCAGAATAGAATCAGAAGCACGGAAATTGATCTGTGATGAAAGTTTATGGATGAGTCCAAATTCGCCGAGTTCTTTTATTTTGCGCATAAACCTTGGTGGAACCCTCAGGCCTCCACTTGATGATAGAAACCTTATATTAACAAAAGGAAATCAAAAAAAACCACTCTGGTATTTTGTCACTCTATTGTGGCTTCAACAAGTCGCGTGTTAAAGAATCTATGTCGAATTTTTTTTCAATTTTGATGGAAATCTTGCTCCCTTCTTCAAGGCCGGCCTTTTGGACTTCATGCATAAAGCATGTTAATTCCACATGCTCTTCGGTTTCAGGGATCCAGATACTCAGTTCCCGAAACTGGTCGGCTTTATTGGGTGGAGTGTTGATTTCACTGATTTCTCCTTCTAACAGAATCATGTTTCCTTTCTGCAATCGTTTAGATTGCTTTCATTATGCTGAACAACTGGTTTGTCGGCAGAGATATTTCTCTGGA
Proteins encoded in this window:
- a CDS encoding Dabb family protein; protein product: MVKHIVMFKLAEKNQKNLDEALDALNSLRGNIETLKFLELGTDFLSSERSYDIVLTAFFDDREGLKTYAGHKNHLPVVDKMRSLCSSSIVVDYETE
- a CDS encoding DnaJ domain-containing protein, with product MSWWMGAGLGFLRGGPLGAVIGGTIEHFLGKKLQKKLQESLPGIVHQGEFISCLIIIMTRVAMESGALTPKQVAVIHNFFMKNLGYGSTDLKSVDRLVGEVQSKKPDIYRFVKEYKKSCQNNYNLLLLALCYQIILVENIPDEDTQSLLKTVGLELGLSYDEHNEIRVKYSLEPFKTPYHILGLPSDASNDDIKKAYRKLVSEYHPDRVAQEDEDTFQKAHLKFLEVQSAYQELEKIRKI
- a CDS encoding HlyC/CorC family transporter, which codes for MDFATTLILVLIGILLEAFFSGSEIGMVSVNRIKMKQLAEEGSSAAKSILKLLENPERLFTTTSLGTNLTMVASTAVFTAFMVTHFGDSGEWMAMLVISPMIFFLGEITPKVIFQHRADSIMLIMIYPLIFFYKILSPFTIWLSKVSAKFTDRVQLSSDGEHKTFSRDQLRGVLSLESQTVDLGATEKKIIHNIFNFGELRAEHCMVPLIQMSAIKDTATLIEAHDVANDSGFSRVPVFHERMYNLIGILNTFDLLDQPVDHSPITGLIRPAYYVPPGKKVDDLLKELQQRGLHVAIVVDEYGGCVGLITIEDLLEKIVGEIEDEYDKPEKTYKPYADGGYLVEGNTEISVLNDALNWELPTGEYETLAGLAIERLEKIPNSGDQILVGSYRLTVKEASKRKIQSLIIRKLDPPQETDSNTEKATTP
- a CDS encoding HlyC/CorC family transporter — encoded protein: MDDSLISRSLILLFLLLCSAFFSACEVAYFSLNSLQLNEMSENKGRMGRIVNSLLEKPRELLITIYIGNEFVNIAISVVITSIAINIFGSIGVGIAIGGGTLLLLVFGDIIPKSISIKYAQPYALFAAYPLKAFAQLVQPAQKLFTVWTEKIIGSMGILPHGIKESPITDEEFRAMVQVGEGEGVIDSDERELIQNVIEFGETTVGEIMTPKIDMFTVNIENSLDEILPRIIENFYSRVPVYGNEEEDIVGILFTKDLTRLKHLPREKVNLKSILHPTISVPKSKKIKEMLEEFRKSKRHMAIVLDEYGSVCGLVTLEDVLEELVGEIDSEMRQEELPLKKQSDKNYRIAGAYSLAEFNESFQSELPEDDYDTVGGYVFGLFGRIPRSGESTTVDRFKFRVEKMKGSRILSLFLTLMTPPVEEETNKEINEMLED
- the thiL gene encoding thiamine-phosphate kinase; the protein is MRKIKELGEFGLIHKLSSQINFRASDSILGIGDDCAAYPVKSGKFEVISTDALVEDIHFKLSTIKPETLGRKALSVSLSDIAAMGGTPKRIMVTLGIPKKISVSFLEKLYSGFNEICNHFKVELCGGDTVSSPKCFFINVAVIGEAKRIFSRKGAKPGDLVFVTGTLGDSSLGLKLLAKNKTRGKDHKFLTTKHMDPTPRVKEAEILGRSKIDITSMIDISDGLVQDLHHICESSNVGAQIYEDRLPLSPELIRTCKRSSIPPLPLVLNGGEDYELLFTLPADGVKNLIRQFLKAKVLVTQIGKILKPGGISMKMKNGTLKVLPESEGFNHF